One window of Paenibacillus sp. FSL K6-3182 genomic DNA carries:
- a CDS encoding FtsX-like permease family protein → MALWTMILRKMVNNKWLQLNLWFGLTVCVALFCSMPLYSDAILQRTLLRELQQLQEREAVFPGYVGISTTVSSKTTDEKTRSQIAEADQFVQSIPERLGMEARAFYQQRFTSKMKIYGADASEQEKKVLNATGGFRTLTDMEHRVLLIEGRMPVDRTDGVYEALVTERFLLSTKRELGEELIAEVMTGDRARFRVIPVGLIVTDPNAEPYLPFVAEEVVDGFMIPFETFEREFVQGGKAAIAFLEWRYAMEYEQLNVEFIDQLVKADTEIRRFFQGYIGIAEVEIPATPTAASYHSTESQLTVMMLALYTPVMLMLSFYLYMVANLIINQQKTEISVLRSRGASRTQLMTAYTVEGLLLGLSALAIGPFLGVKFTQLLGASSGFLEFVQRSALEISLSSKSYKIGAVAVGAALVLILIPAFMATRVSIVSHKQKMARGAKLSFWYKSGIDIILVGLAIYLLINFNKRMDDLQRLALDANVLQVDPLLFFMPAMFALGGGLLALRVYPWFIRFLYWAGRRWWPPSLYHSLVQISRSSGQYLTIKVFLIMTVATGLFSANAARTINDNMESKIQYAIGADITVKAKWETYESDSGGQASLAPNSKQMKYIEPPIQPMRELDGVESAAKVFRKEDAFFVETKNKSSGVMTIIGIDTLDYGKTVWMKDGLLDSHINNYLNLIAPDPMAVLVSRSIAEEHGVKPGDNIRVYWQGQSQALFTVYGIIDYWPTWNPLPSERSFGDKETEKPHLIVGHLGTIQNRIGLEPYEVWYKLKAGISSSHIYDQLAEKGIPLVGVRDAKQELIQSANAPLRMAMNGVMTLGFAVAMLICFFGFLIFWVLTLSGRTLQYGVLQAMGIPFYQVFGMLVSEQALTSGAAIIIGVYIGNLTSDLYVPLFEMSFATTEQVPPFQIVRKLGDYVQLYGIVGLTIGIGLSILVYRLSRTRISQALKLGEE, encoded by the coding sequence ATGGCATTATGGACGATGATTCTCCGCAAGATGGTGAATAATAAGTGGCTGCAGCTGAACTTGTGGTTCGGTCTGACTGTATGTGTGGCTCTATTCTGCTCGATGCCCCTTTATTCTGATGCCATCCTGCAGCGGACGTTGCTGAGGGAGCTCCAGCAGCTTCAAGAGAGGGAAGCTGTATTTCCTGGATATGTAGGAATTAGTACGACCGTCTCCTCCAAGACGACGGACGAGAAGACGAGAAGCCAGATCGCCGAGGCCGATCAATTCGTACAATCGATACCCGAGCGGTTGGGTATGGAAGCAAGAGCGTTCTACCAACAAAGATTTACATCAAAAATGAAAATATACGGGGCGGACGCGTCGGAGCAAGAGAAGAAAGTGCTGAATGCGACAGGCGGCTTTAGGACGCTGACGGACATGGAACATCGGGTTCTTCTTATTGAGGGACGGATGCCCGTCGATCGAACGGACGGCGTCTACGAGGCGCTCGTTACAGAACGCTTCTTGCTGTCGACGAAGAGGGAGCTCGGAGAAGAACTGATCGCCGAAGTGATGACAGGGGATCGTGCACGCTTCCGTGTAATCCCTGTTGGACTTATTGTAACCGATCCAAATGCGGAGCCATATTTGCCTTTTGTTGCAGAAGAGGTCGTTGACGGATTCATGATTCCATTCGAGACGTTCGAGCGCGAGTTTGTACAAGGAGGCAAAGCGGCAATCGCTTTCCTTGAATGGCGTTATGCTATGGAATATGAGCAATTGAACGTTGAGTTTATCGATCAGCTCGTTAAGGCGGATACCGAGATTCGACGTTTTTTCCAAGGTTATATCGGCATTGCCGAGGTCGAAATTCCGGCAACGCCGACAGCGGCATCATATCATTCGACGGAGAGTCAACTGACCGTTATGATGTTGGCGTTGTACACGCCCGTCATGCTAATGCTCTCCTTCTATTTATATATGGTTGCAAACCTGATTATTAATCAGCAGAAGACGGAAATATCCGTGCTGCGCAGCCGAGGAGCAAGCCGTACGCAGCTGATGACGGCTTATACCGTAGAAGGCTTGCTTCTTGGCCTCAGTGCACTTGCGATCGGACCGTTTCTTGGCGTGAAATTTACACAATTGCTGGGCGCTTCCAGCGGCTTTCTGGAGTTCGTCCAGCGTTCGGCGCTTGAGATCAGCTTGAGCAGCAAGTCTTACAAGATTGGAGCGGTTGCCGTTGGTGCGGCGCTTGTGCTGATCCTGATTCCGGCATTTATGGCTACTCGCGTCAGCATCGTTAGCCACAAGCAGAAGATGGCTCGAGGAGCTAAGCTCTCGTTCTGGTACAAGAGCGGAATTGATATTATTTTGGTCGGATTGGCCATCTATTTACTGATTAACTTCAATAAACGAATGGACGATTTGCAGCGGCTTGCGCTCGATGCCAATGTCTTGCAGGTTGATCCTCTGCTGTTCTTCATGCCCGCAATGTTCGCGCTTGGCGGGGGGCTATTGGCGCTTCGCGTCTATCCATGGTTCATTCGGTTCTTATATTGGGCTGGTCGCAGATGGTGGCCGCCGTCGCTTTACCATTCGCTTGTGCAGATCAGTCGCTCATCCGGCCAATATTTGACGATCAAGGTGTTTCTAATTATGACTGTAGCGACAGGGTTGTTCAGTGCCAATGCAGCGCGGACAATTAACGATAATATGGAAAGTAAAATCCAATATGCTATCGGCGCGGATATCACGGTGAAGGCCAAGTGGGAAACCTACGAGTCCGATTCCGGAGGTCAAGCAAGTCTGGCACCGAATTCGAAGCAAATGAAGTACATTGAGCCGCCCATCCAGCCGATGAGAGAGCTGGATGGCGTGGAATCGGCAGCCAAAGTGTTCAGGAAGGAAGACGCGTTTTTCGTAGAAACGAAAAACAAGAGCTCAGGCGTTATGACGATAATCGGCATCGACACGTTGGATTACGGCAAGACGGTCTGGATGAAAGACGGATTGCTTGATTCTCACATTAACAACTATCTTAATCTTATTGCGCCAGACCCGATGGCGGTGCTCGTCTCTCGTTCCATTGCCGAGGAGCACGGCGTAAAGCCGGGCGATAATATTCGGGTTTATTGGCAGGGACAATCCCAAGCCCTGTTCACTGTATATGGCATTATCGACTATTGGCCGACATGGAATCCTCTACCTTCCGAAAGGTCGTTCGGAGACAAGGAGACGGAGAAACCTCATCTGATCGTTGGACATCTGGGTACAATTCAGAATCGGATTGGACTCGAGCCATACGAGGTATGGTATAAGCTGAAGGCCGGCATTTCCAGCTCGCATATCTACGATCAGCTTGCGGAGAAAGGAATTCCGCTTGTGGGTGTCCGTGACGCAAAGCAGGAATTGATACAGTCCGCGAACGCTCCGCTGCGGATGGCAATGAACGGCGTTATGACGCTTGGTTTTGCCGTTGCGATGCTCATCTGCTTCTTCGGCTTCTTGATCTTCTGGGTACTGACCTTATCCGGACGCACGCTTCAATACGGAGTGCTGCAGGCAATGGGCATTCCGTTCTACCAGGTATTCGGCATGCTTGTCAGCGAGCAGGCGCTCACCTCGGGAGCCGCAATCATTATCGGCGTCTATATCGGCAACTTGACGAGCGATCTATACGTTCCGCTGTTCGAAATGTCTTTCGCAACAACGGAGCAAGTGCCGCCGTTCCAAATCGTGCGCAAGCTGGGAGATTATGTGCAGCTCTATGGCATTGTTGGGCTCACGATTGGCATCGGCTTGTCGATTCTCGTCTACCGGTTGTCGCGTACGCGAATTAGCCAAGCGCTTAAGCTGGGAGAGGAATAA
- a CDS encoding response regulator, which translates to MHSVIIVDDELFFRKDFIGKIDWEGNGYQVIGEAANGKDALAMIRDKKPDLVITDIRMPVLDGLALIQAAEGEKLDTEFVIISWHTDFCYAQ; encoded by the coding sequence ATGCATAGCGTTATTATTGTCGACGACGAACTATTTTTCCGCAAAGACTTTATAGGAAAGATAGATTGGGAGGGCAACGGTTATCAAGTGATCGGTGAAGCGGCTAATGGCAAGGACGCGCTTGCCATGATTAGAGACAAAAAACCCGATCTTGTCATTACTGATATCCGAATGCCCGTACTCGACGGTCTTGCCTTAATCCAAGCTGCGGAGGGGGAGAAGCTCGATACCGAGTTCGTTATAATAAGCTGGCATACCGATTTCTGTTATGCGCAGTAG
- a CDS encoding extracellular solute-binding protein: MINSLSRNGVVILRKRIWNKAALMLAVFMFMQTLTACENKEAAEKPDTEGTEQSMYSDLGLTKYNPPIEISLVREIDEDFTDLIANFPGETLDNNRWSQLYEDVLGIRVKYEWTAKRDLYQQKLGSALASGNIPDIVRVNAQQLRQLANEGLMQDLTSVYEQYAAPFTKDVLNQEGTGPFEAATIDGKLMAIPETSASIEGAQYLWIRTDWLKRLDLKPPETMNDLLAISKAFTENDPDGNGENDTYGLALTQYLWDPVMGALDFMAGYGAYPNIWLEDDTGKLMNGAVQPEVKKALAVLQQMYRDGQIDPEFALKDGRKEKAMISEGKIGMMFGEQWGSFLVQASYEKDADADWQPFPIVSDSGQKPKVPLRFATTQFLAVKKGVEHPEAIVKMINLHLEKNWGVTAEYETYYSTPYPAWQLSPFTPAPLLKNYEAFLQLDEFRTTGDEAVLHDEAKAIKKNIDAYLTKNNVTGWGWERTYGPKGAFSIFREYEKNNQLLYEKFVGVPTQAIIEKQSILDDLKHKTYMNIILGRPIEEFDRFVEEWHRLGGSQMTAEVNEWYTKKDGTS, translated from the coding sequence ATGATTAATTCGTTGTCGAGAAATGGGGTTGTCATCTTGCGGAAGCGAATTTGGAATAAGGCTGCGCTCATGCTCGCCGTATTCATGTTTATGCAGACGCTTACGGCGTGCGAAAATAAGGAAGCGGCAGAGAAGCCTGATACCGAAGGTACGGAACAATCGATGTATTCGGATTTAGGCTTAACCAAATATAATCCTCCGATCGAAATTTCGCTCGTACGGGAAATAGACGAAGACTTTACGGATTTGATAGCCAATTTTCCGGGGGAGACACTCGATAACAATCGGTGGAGCCAGCTATACGAGGATGTGCTTGGCATTCGGGTTAAGTACGAATGGACTGCCAAAAGGGATCTCTATCAACAAAAATTAGGATCTGCGTTAGCATCGGGCAACATACCCGATATCGTCAGAGTGAATGCGCAGCAGTTGCGGCAATTGGCAAACGAAGGACTCATGCAGGATTTAACCAGCGTGTACGAGCAGTATGCAGCGCCGTTCACCAAGGATGTGCTGAACCAGGAAGGGACGGGGCCGTTTGAGGCGGCAACGATTGACGGGAAGCTGATGGCGATACCAGAAACGTCGGCATCGATCGAAGGCGCCCAATACTTATGGATACGGACCGATTGGCTGAAGCGGCTCGATTTAAAGCCGCCAGAGACGATGAATGATTTGCTCGCAATTTCGAAAGCGTTTACAGAAAACGATCCCGACGGAAACGGCGAAAACGACACGTACGGGCTGGCGCTAACGCAATATTTGTGGGATCCCGTTATGGGGGCTTTGGATTTTATGGCCGGTTACGGCGCTTACCCAAACATTTGGCTGGAGGATGATACGGGCAAGCTTATGAATGGAGCCGTTCAGCCGGAAGTGAAAAAAGCGCTAGCCGTTCTTCAGCAGATGTACCGCGATGGACAAATTGATCCGGAATTTGCGTTAAAGGACGGCCGTAAAGAGAAGGCGATGATCTCGGAAGGGAAAATCGGCATGATGTTCGGAGAGCAATGGGGTTCATTCTTGGTTCAAGCAAGCTACGAAAAGGATGCCGATGCGGACTGGCAGCCATTCCCTATTGTGTCGGATAGCGGCCAGAAGCCCAAAGTACCGCTTCGCTTTGCGACTACGCAGTTTCTAGCCGTCAAAAAAGGGGTAGAGCACCCCGAAGCGATCGTGAAAATGATCAATTTGCATCTAGAGAAAAATTGGGGCGTTACAGCGGAATACGAAACCTACTACAGCACTCCGTATCCAGCATGGCAGCTCTCGCCTTTTACTCCCGCGCCATTGCTCAAAAATTACGAGGCTTTTCTGCAGCTGGATGAATTCCGGACCACGGGAGACGAAGCGGTGCTGCATGATGAAGCTAAAGCGATCAAAAAAAATATCGATGCGTATTTGACTAAAAACAACGTAACCGGCTGGGGGTGGGAACGTACTTACGGGCCCAAGGGGGCGTTCTCCATCTTCAGGGAGTATGAAAAAAACAATCAGCTGCTCTACGAGAAGTTCGTCGGCGTTCCGACGCAAGCGATTATCGAGAAGCAATCCATATTGGACGATTTGAAGCATAAAACATATATGAACATTATTCTCGGACGGCCTATCGAGGAATTTGACCGCTTCGTCGAAGAATGGCATCGATTAGGCGGATCGCAGATGACGGCTGAGGTAAACGAGTGGTATACCAAGAAAGACGGTACATCCTAG
- a CDS encoding histidine kinase, translating to MRHALFLRLVIMHLVVILPIILLGVYLYNWSYTNASQDISRNTLAQLSSYLEDMNREVEWLEVQQFDMLQEGELTKVAVTWDMMDSVEKKESMDYLVHRLTSIKNSSAYMKDIYVHIPSIGKTLSFGNAVHDLEQGRYDQIRAVSERNGAKRLIRQGDSLHLSASKFGGRKGEEPLYIVQIELDTAKLKESLNQLSVYAESGSFLIADEVDFTLLGNDNSSVILDKYLQTTRLSKESSLLLKVNGQSYHVDKANSPELGLSVVTYLPEETVKRPLNKFNLWAWLFTGTSILAIVVYSLSTYRLVHRPLLLLVQSFRRMEGGTLDIQIDHEKKDEFGYLYDRFNQMLNKLQTLIDQDFKQKLMMQKAELKQLQSQINPHFLYNSFFILNSLAKTGDTDRIELFTNMLGEYFRFITRNGEDNVYLSEEIKHARMYTEIQKLRFSRRISVQFDELPKEMERIRVPRLIVQPIIENAYEHSLEKMSEEGFLRIFFVRNEQESMIVVEDNGSRIDDDLIDALNGQMANNGEAHEMTGIINIHRRIILTYGEGSGLFLSRSELGGLRVEIRINSKEADGDAPATNRR from the coding sequence ATGCGCCATGCTTTGTTTTTAAGGCTTGTTATCATGCATCTCGTCGTTATTTTGCCTATTATCTTACTTGGCGTTTATTTATATAACTGGAGCTACACCAACGCGAGCCAGGACATTTCCAGAAACACCTTGGCGCAGCTGTCATCGTATCTTGAGGACATGAACCGCGAGGTGGAATGGCTGGAGGTTCAGCAATTCGATATGCTGCAGGAAGGAGAGCTTACGAAAGTCGCGGTAACGTGGGATATGATGGACAGCGTCGAGAAGAAGGAGAGCATGGACTACTTGGTTCATCGGCTGACCTCCATTAAGAACAGCAGCGCTTATATGAAGGATATATACGTTCATATCCCCTCCATCGGCAAAACGCTCTCATTCGGCAATGCCGTTCACGATCTCGAGCAAGGAAGGTATGATCAGATCCGTGCCGTGTCGGAACGAAACGGGGCGAAGCGTCTCATCAGGCAGGGAGATTCACTTCATCTAAGCGCCTCCAAGTTCGGGGGAAGGAAGGGGGAAGAGCCGCTTTATATCGTGCAGATCGAGCTCGATACGGCGAAGCTGAAGGAATCGTTAAATCAACTGAGCGTTTATGCTGAGAGCGGTTCTTTTTTGATCGCCGATGAGGTGGATTTTACGCTGCTTGGCAACGACAATTCTAGCGTTATTTTGGACAAATATTTGCAAACAACTCGTCTTTCGAAAGAAAGTTCCCTGCTATTGAAAGTAAATGGACAATCGTATCATGTCGACAAAGCCAATTCACCGGAATTAGGGCTTTCGGTCGTCACGTATTTGCCGGAGGAGACGGTCAAAAGGCCGCTTAATAAGTTTAATCTATGGGCTTGGCTGTTCACGGGCACGTCGATTCTCGCTATAGTTGTTTATTCTCTCTCGACATACAGGCTCGTTCATCGGCCGCTGCTGCTGCTTGTTCAGAGCTTCCGCAGAATGGAAGGCGGCACGCTGGATATTCAGATCGATCACGAGAAGAAGGACGAGTTCGGTTATTTATATGATCGTTTTAATCAGATGCTGAACAAATTGCAGACGCTGATCGATCAGGATTTTAAGCAGAAGCTGATGATGCAGAAGGCTGAGCTGAAGCAGCTGCAGTCACAGATTAACCCGCATTTCCTGTACAATAGCTTCTTTATCCTTAATTCGCTTGCCAAAACGGGCGATACGGATCGTATCGAGCTTTTTACAAATATGCTGGGCGAATATTTCAGATTCATTACGCGCAATGGGGAGGATAATGTTTACCTTTCGGAGGAAATCAAGCATGCAAGGATGTATACCGAGATCCAGAAGCTTAGGTTTTCTAGACGCATAAGCGTACAGTTCGACGAGCTGCCGAAGGAAATGGAGCGCATACGTGTACCAAGGCTTATCGTTCAGCCGATTATCGAGAACGCGTATGAACATAGTCTTGAGAAAATGTCGGAGGAGGGCTTTCTGCGCATCTTCTTTGTACGGAATGAGCAGGAGTCTATGATTGTCGTCGAAGACAACGGAAGCCGGATCGACGACGATCTAATCGACGCTTTGAACGGTCAAATGGCAAATAACGGGGAAGCGCATGAAATGACAGGGATCATTAATATCCACCGTCGGATTATACTGACCTATGGCGAAGGCAGCGGCTTGTTTCTATCAAGAAGTGAGTTAGGTGGCTTGCGAGTCGAAATACGCATAAATTCAAAGGAGGCGGATGGGGATGCACCGGCTACTAATCGTCGATGA
- a CDS encoding helix-turn-helix domain-containing protein: protein MGVLDYVLKPIDEDDFVYALVKLHGKLEKKKQLQVRKRMLKNQKQIETLIRGESTGTAKEESILLEMAIGSEAFTYTLIELNNVHPWSGRKFPLKEKIRADIRDAIQQIVPRATEPFIYEHGRTYGLIVPSMYLAGVGGSIKTFMELLLMRLEHRYGLPYRAYAGTTVKQLDKIKESYASAKKAVTSKYYRSAECFIAYSEVKETTLVYGQLDGDLCRKLVEAVEENDSYEIKLVVNRIFSEFREKRFSSEAIQTSIVHCVLLICISIRSMEGDETELTSFEPIINWYDYNVTLDEIKRLLNAFVFEASDLINMLYRTYGKGRIHKIKTYIDQNYSKNISLKIIAGQFFLNPAYLGQLFKKKYGVYFNEYLQQVRITEAKKLLRIKDLRIYEVAERVGFNNSDYFITQFDKLEQMSPSEYRNKWNLQ from the coding sequence TTGGGCGTATTGGATTATGTGCTTAAGCCTATCGACGAAGATGACTTTGTTTATGCACTTGTGAAGCTGCACGGCAAGCTGGAGAAGAAAAAACAGCTTCAAGTGCGTAAACGCATGCTGAAGAACCAGAAGCAGATTGAAACATTGATCAGGGGAGAATCGACGGGGACTGCGAAAGAGGAAAGCATACTGCTGGAAATGGCGATCGGATCAGAGGCGTTTACATACACGTTAATTGAGCTGAATAACGTTCATCCTTGGAGCGGAAGGAAGTTTCCGTTAAAGGAGAAAATTCGGGCAGACATTCGGGATGCGATACAGCAAATCGTCCCAAGAGCGACAGAGCCGTTTATATACGAACACGGAAGAACCTATGGGTTGATCGTTCCCTCAATGTATCTTGCTGGCGTTGGAGGAAGCATAAAGACGTTTATGGAGCTTTTATTAATGCGGCTCGAACATCGCTATGGGCTTCCGTATCGTGCCTACGCGGGAACAACGGTCAAGCAATTGGATAAGATCAAGGAATCGTATGCAAGCGCCAAGAAAGCAGTAACTAGCAAGTATTACAGAAGCGCCGAGTGTTTCATTGCATATAGCGAAGTGAAAGAAACAACATTGGTTTACGGACAATTAGACGGCGACCTATGTCGGAAGTTGGTAGAGGCAGTAGAGGAGAATGATTCATATGAAATCAAACTGGTCGTTAATCGGATATTTTCTGAATTTCGCGAGAAACGTTTCTCGTCCGAGGCGATCCAAACAAGCATCGTACACTGCGTGTTATTAATTTGTATATCGATTAGAAGCATGGAAGGTGATGAAACCGAGCTGACGTCCTTTGAACCAATTATTAATTGGTATGATTACAATGTCACATTAGACGAGATCAAACGGCTGCTTAACGCTTTCGTTTTCGAAGCAAGCGATTTGATCAACATGCTATACAGAACCTACGGGAAGGGGAGAATTCACAAAATCAAAACGTACATCGACCAAAATTACAGCAAAAATATTAGTTTAAAAATCATTGCTGGTCAATTTTTTTTGAATCCGGCTTATTTGGGACAGCTTTTCAAAAAAAAATACGGTGTGTACTTTAATGAATACCTGCAGCAGGTGAGAATTACAGAAGCGAAAAAATTGTTGAGGATTAAGGACTTGCGCATATACGAGGTGGCAGAGCGTGTCGGGTTTAACAATTCCGATTACTTCATCACACAATTCGATAAGCTGGAGCAAATGTCACCTTCCGAATATCGAAATAAATGGAACCTGCAATAA
- a CDS encoding glycosyl hydrolase family 8 — translation MSDSNQGAFHTGSYRNLFKELGYSFQEIESKLEQAWNELFYGNPEMRIYYPLGDDKGYLLDTGNLDVRSEGMSYGMMMAVQMNKKDEFDRLWNYAKTFMQHKDGRYKHYFAWHCKPDGSRISQGPAPDGEEFFAMALIFASNRWGNGPVPFDYSEQAKTILRACIHQGENGEGDPMWDPATKLIKFIPESPFSDPSYHLPHFYELFAIHADEQDRPFWRDAAEASRSYLHAACHPETGLSPEYANYDGTPAVPQRHGDFRHFFSDAYRVAANIGLDYEWFRKDPWQIDQNNRIQAFFRNIDVSDYRRYTIEGKPFDEPALHPIGLLATNAMASLAADGPDSAYFVRLFWDTPLRTGERRYYDNCLYFFSLLALSGNYRIY, via the coding sequence ATGTCAGACTCAAACCAAGGTGCTTTCCATACAGGCAGCTACAGAAATCTATTCAAGGAACTTGGGTATTCCTTTCAGGAAATCGAAAGCAAGCTCGAGCAGGCTTGGAACGAGCTGTTCTATGGCAACCCTGAAATGCGCATCTATTACCCTTTGGGCGACGACAAAGGGTATCTTCTAGATACCGGCAATCTGGATGTACGCTCAGAAGGCATGTCTTACGGCATGATGATGGCGGTGCAAATGAACAAAAAAGATGAATTCGACAGACTATGGAACTATGCGAAGACGTTCATGCAGCATAAGGACGGGCGTTACAAGCATTACTTTGCGTGGCATTGCAAGCCGGACGGCTCTCGTATTTCGCAAGGTCCAGCACCCGACGGGGAAGAGTTTTTCGCCATGGCCTTAATTTTCGCCTCCAACCGCTGGGGTAACGGGCCAGTGCCGTTTGATTATTCCGAGCAAGCCAAAACAATTCTGCGCGCATGCATCCATCAGGGAGAGAACGGCGAAGGCGACCCGATGTGGGATCCAGCAACTAAGCTGATTAAATTCATACCTGAATCGCCGTTTAGCGATCCCTCCTATCATCTCCCGCACTTCTATGAATTGTTCGCGATTCATGCCGATGAACAGGACAGGCCGTTCTGGAGAGATGCCGCAGAAGCGAGTCGCTCTTACCTGCATGCCGCCTGCCATCCGGAAACGGGACTCTCCCCCGAATACGCGAACTATGACGGAACGCCTGCAGTACCTCAGCGGCACGGCGACTTTCGGCATTTCTTCAGTGACGCTTACCGCGTAGCGGCGAATATCGGACTTGACTATGAATGGTTCCGCAAGGACCCATGGCAAATCGATCAGAATAATCGCATCCAGGCGTTCTTCCGCAACATCGATGTTTCCGACTATCGTCGCTATACAATCGAAGGCAAACCATTTGATGAACCGGCGCTGCATCCGATCGGCCTTCTCGCCACGAATGCAATGGCTTCTCTCGCTGCGGACGGACCCGATTCCGCCTATTTTGTCCGCTTGTTCTGGGACACGCCCCTCCGTACCGGCGAGCGGCGCTATTACGATAATTGCCTGTATTTCTTCAGTCTGCTGGCATTAAGCGGCAACTACCGTATTTATTAA
- a CDS encoding helix-turn-helix domain-containing protein yields the protein MHRLLIVDDEEIITDGLYEVLSKLIPDQLDVCKAYSAKEALEWMSRTRIDIVMTDIAMPGKNGLELSEEILTYWPRCKVIFLTGHSEFDFAYRAFQMPDVRYLLKTEGYAKVTEAVRGALLDIQRSTVENMLLEQSREQKYAYEFMAQGDYMRQLLHESDSLCSEQKELMEEFGHLNIGLDPTKTVMLVLARLSYPSGMTYTERSKLLASARTIWDSLLKEHVKSIGIVDRHGDLMWFIQPGSESGEKPAVDFACYIEGVLELIQEACLSSLKLEITLTISGASCDWTAVTQQYERLRRLQQLRIGTGICMILRDHDENMDGFSGKEAFVPSRKVEIMAAHLEAGRAEEFYSDWEQLSRVALLHNEQAQRSIEAYYSVALILYSCLNKLGLQSRLDDHGKLMRLDCHASMKEGFEYLKQTAEAIFRYKQSDERDRTSQVIDRICQYIDDHLREDLSLVRLAEIHYFNPSYLSRFFKQERGINLSEYIDTCRARKAKELLHDNDLKVREVAVSVGYEAAHSFTRFFKKVTGMTPQEYRDSLNV from the coding sequence ATGCACCGGCTACTAATCGTCGATGACGAGGAAATTATAACCGACGGACTTTATGAGGTGTTGAGCAAGCTCATTCCGGATCAATTGGACGTTTGCAAGGCGTATTCTGCTAAGGAAGCTTTGGAGTGGATGTCGCGAACGCGCATCGATATTGTAATGACTGATATCGCCATGCCGGGCAAGAACGGACTGGAGTTGTCGGAAGAAATATTGACGTATTGGCCGAGATGCAAGGTCATTTTCCTTACGGGACATAGCGAATTCGATTTTGCTTACCGGGCATTTCAAATGCCGGATGTCCGTTATTTGCTGAAGACAGAAGGGTATGCGAAAGTGACGGAAGCCGTCCGGGGCGCCTTGCTCGATATTCAGCGAAGCACGGTCGAGAACATGTTGCTTGAGCAATCACGTGAGCAGAAGTATGCATACGAGTTCATGGCGCAAGGCGATTATATGAGGCAACTGCTGCATGAGAGCGATTCGCTCTGTTCGGAGCAGAAGGAGCTCATGGAGGAATTCGGCCATTTGAATATCGGACTGGACCCAACGAAAACTGTCATGCTCGTGCTTGCTAGGTTGTCGTACCCGTCCGGCATGACGTATACGGAGAGGAGCAAGCTGCTTGCTTCGGCCAGGACGATATGGGATTCCTTGCTGAAGGAACATGTGAAGAGCATCGGAATTGTCGATCGGCATGGTGACCTTATGTGGTTCATACAGCCTGGAAGTGAAAGCGGTGAGAAACCAGCGGTCGACTTTGCATGTTATATCGAGGGGGTACTCGAGCTTATCCAAGAAGCCTGCCTCTCCTCTCTTAAACTGGAAATCACGTTGACAATAAGCGGAGCAAGCTGCGATTGGACGGCCGTCACCCAGCAATATGAGAGACTGCGCCGACTGCAGCAGCTTAGGATCGGAACTGGCATTTGCATGATTCTAAGGGATCATGATGAGAATATGGACGGGTTTTCGGGGAAAGAAGCATTCGTACCGAGCCGTAAAGTAGAGATTATGGCTGCACATTTGGAGGCTGGCCGCGCGGAAGAGTTTTATTCTGATTGGGAGCAATTGTCGAGAGTGGCGCTGCTTCACAACGAGCAAGCGCAGCGATCCATCGAAGCTTATTATTCGGTTGCTCTGATACTCTACTCGTGCTTGAACAAGCTGGGGCTGCAAAGCCGCCTTGATGATCACGGGAAGCTGATGCGACTGGACTGCCATGCCTCGATGAAGGAGGGGTTCGAGTATTTGAAGCAAACCGCGGAAGCGATTTTCCGATATAAGCAGAGCGATGAGCGGGACAGAACCTCGCAAGTTATTGACCGAATCTGCCAGTACATCGACGACCATCTGAGGGAGGACCTTTCTTTGGTAAGGCTTGCGGAAATCCACTACTTCAATCCATCCTATCTGTCGCGTTTCTTCAAGCAGGAACGAGGCATTAATCTATCTGAATATATCGACACCTGCAGAGCAAGAAAAGCGAAGGAACTGCTGCATGACAACGATTTGAAGGTAAGAGAGGTTGCCGTATCAGTAGGGTATGAAGCCGCTCATTCGTTCACGCGTTTCTTCAAGAAGGTGACGGGTATGACGCCCCAAGAGTATCGCGATTCACTCAACGTATAG